The window GCTCTTGATGCTGCCGGTGTTAAAGATAGAAAACAATCAAGGTCTAAGTATGGTGTTAAGAGACCAAAACCAGGTCAAGCTGCTGCAGCAACTGGAAAGAAAAAGTAATTAATTTTTGAAGGAGAGGTAAAAAAATGCCAAGGAAAGGACCAGTCAAACCAAGAGAAATAATGCCAGACCCAATCTATGGAGATGTTTTGGTACAAAAATTGATCAATAAAGTTATGGTAGATGGCAAAAAATCAAAAGCAGAAAAGATAGTTTACGGTGCTATGAAAATTTTAGCTGAAAAAACCGGCGAACAACCATTAGAAGCTCTACACAAGGCCATAGAAAATTTAAAACCAACACTAGAAGTTAGGCCAAGAAGAGTTGGCGGAGCTACTTATCAAATTCCTATGGAAGTTCCTCCAAGAAGACAAATATCTTTGGCGTTGAGATGGTTGGTTGAAGCTGCAAGAAGCAGAAGTGGTAAAGGAAACTATACAATGTTAGAAAAATTATCAAATGAACTATTAGATGCATACCATAATAGAGGAAACGCAGTTAAGAAAAAAGAAGATACTCACAGAATGGCCGAAGCAAATAAAGCTTTTGCACACTATAAATGGTAATTAAAATTAGAATTAAATCAAATCAGAATGCTGGAGGAAAATAAAAATGCCA of the Sulfurihydrogenibium sp. genome contains:
- the rpsG gene encoding 30S ribosomal protein S7, whose product is MPRKGPVKPREIMPDPIYGDVLVQKLINKVMVDGKKSKAEKIVYGAMKILAEKTGEQPLEALHKAIENLKPTLEVRPRRVGGATYQIPMEVPPRRQISLALRWLVEAARSRSGKGNYTMLEKLSNELLDAYHNRGNAVKKKEDTHRMAEANKAFAHYKW